One region of Betaproteobacteria bacterium genomic DNA includes:
- a CDS encoding NAD(P)/FAD-dependent oxidoreductase — protein MHFDIIIIGAGAAGMMCAAQAGMRGRRVLLVDHAEKLGERIRISGGGRCNFTNRTVSADNFLSQNPHFCRSALARFSQFDFIAMMEMRRIPFHEREHGQLFCDESAQEIIDMLRDACDDAGVKWAFPCVVQHIERHATEVAKRYAVATDNGSFTCQSLVVATGGLAIPKIGATPFGYRLAEQFGIPVISPKPALVPLALAPELLEPMKPLAGATLDAVAQFEDAQFRENVLITHRGLSGPAILQISSYWQMQEYRRGKKQPVEIDLLPGVDAAEWLEEHRQGRVHLPNLLAEYLPRRFAHEWCAQQGGEKLLTRPISELGRRDLEMIAGRLNAWPLMPAGTLGFAKAEVTLGGVSTDALSSKTMEAKAAPGLYFIGEVVDVTGWLGGYNFQWAWSSGWVAGQFA, from the coding sequence ATGCATTTCGACATCATCATCATCGGCGCTGGAGCGGCCGGCATGATGTGCGCCGCCCAGGCTGGCATGCGCGGGCGCCGTGTGTTGTTGGTCGATCATGCTGAAAAGCTTGGCGAACGGATTCGCATTTCAGGTGGTGGGCGCTGCAACTTCACCAACCGAACTGTCAGTGCGGACAACTTTCTCTCGCAAAACCCGCATTTTTGTCGATCGGCCTTGGCCCGCTTTTCGCAATTCGATTTCATCGCCATGATGGAGATGCGGCGAATTCCATTTCATGAGCGAGAGCACGGGCAGCTTTTTTGCGACGAGTCAGCGCAGGAAATTATCGACATGCTGCGCGATGCCTGTGACGATGCCGGAGTGAAATGGGCCTTTCCTTGTGTGGTGCAACACATTGAACGCCACGCCACCGAGGTGGCGAAGCGTTACGCTGTTGCCACCGACAACGGCAGTTTTACCTGCCAGTCGCTGGTGGTGGCCACAGGGGGGCTGGCCATTCCAAAAATTGGCGCAACGCCTTTCGGCTACCGACTGGCAGAGCAATTCGGCATTCCGGTGATTTCGCCCAAGCCCGCCCTCGTGCCACTGGCGCTGGCCCCCGAGTTGCTCGAACCAATGAAGCCATTGGCTGGCGCAACGCTGGATGCTGTCGCCCAATTTGAAGATGCGCAATTCCGTGAGAATGTACTGATTACCCATCGTGGCCTTTCCGGGCCGGCAATTCTCCAGATTTCCAGTTACTGGCAGATGCAGGAATATCGGCGGGGCAAGAAGCAGCCGGTTGAGATTGATTTGCTCCCCGGCGTTGATGCCGCGGAATGGCTGGAGGAGCACCGGCAGGGCAGGGTGCATTTGCCCAATCTACTGGCTGAATACCTGCCACGCCGATTTGCACATGAATGGTGTGCCCAGCAAGGTGGCGAAAAGCTGCTCACGCGGCCGATCAGCGAACTCGGTCGGCGCGATCTGGAGATGATTGCCGGCAGACTCAATGCCTGGCCACTGATGCCGGCCGGCACCCTGGGTTTTGCCAAGGCGGAAGTTACGCTGGGCGGCGTATCAACCGATGCGTTGTCATCGAAAACGATGGAAGCCAAGGCCGCGCCCGGCCTGTACTTCATTGGCGAGGTGGTTGACGTGACCGGCTGGCTGGGGGGCTACAACTTCCAGTGGGCATGGTCGTCAGGCTGGGTGGCGGGACAATTCGCCTGA
- a CDS encoding heavy-metal-associated domain-containing protein, whose protein sequence is MENLLLKITGLIDDSSVRILANAIQDLPNIGHLEISREKGEASIDYGRFVSPEDIIQAIVDAGFEAECV, encoded by the coding sequence ATGGAAAACTTGCTTCTCAAGATCACCGGCTTAATCGACGACTCCAGCGTACGCATACTTGCCAACGCCATCCAGGATTTGCCCAATATCGGCCATCTGGAAATATCTCGCGAGAAAGGAGAGGCGAGCATTGACTATGGTCGCTTCGTCAGCCCGGAAGACATTATCCAGGCCATCGTTGATGCGGGATTTGAGGCCGAGTGCGTCTAA
- a CDS encoding CHASE domain-containing protein, producing the protein MVLFVGLCLSYFVVANYQQTQAEFRQTRFQSLVDKTYSHLQERVLSYEHGLRGMRGAFLAAGPSEMTRQKFRLVFESRDLAKEFPGSRGFGYIQRVLPSNEKDFLLDVAKRDHEVFQIRQLSENSEERFVIKYLEPEALNRSAIGLDIGSESNRRAAMLKAIRSGRASITRPITLVQANGFVGQGFLLLLALYPEYPIVKDEVSREATALGATYTPLVIEEVLENINPIGDGISLSLSDVDSSAGNVVFYRAGKAIESYPELAITRRFDVFGREWLAEFRATPQFAAGVPKDDSLALGAIGITVSLLLALLVFRQLHSRVLLRRTSERLQVLVQQAPVALAMFNRQMQYLAVSQRWIDDFGLHGQDLIGVSCCDLFPNAPQSWREIHKKALAGEEVSNHSEQFEREDGSLRWLEWGVRPWHGADGDIGGVVIFSEDVTERHKLIFELEQARDAAEAANRAKTLFIDNMTHEMRTPIHQISGIASLISRDAQTDKQKRQLGLLGTAITRLNAMVNSVLTVVDLESRMTSIQLKSIDIGETVGGVMALMTPRAEEKQLTIGCHLDPFPSDILGDTRHLKTILACFLNNAINYTNRGTITVRALLQNQSDSAATLRIEVQDEGEGIAPEVMPKLFEYFEQADNSHTRKHGGLGVGLGIVKKLTRLLDGDAGCESTLGVGSTFWATVVLPKAAHREPDATQVATEDFHI; encoded by the coding sequence ATGGTGCTGTTTGTCGGCTTGTGCCTTTCGTATTTTGTGGTTGCCAATTACCAGCAGACACAGGCGGAATTCAGGCAAACGCGCTTTCAAAGCCTTGTCGATAAAACATATTCTCATTTGCAGGAACGAGTCCTGTCCTATGAGCATGGCCTCAGGGGAATGCGAGGGGCATTTCTGGCTGCCGGCCCGAGCGAGATGACTCGCCAAAAATTTCGTTTGGTTTTTGAGTCGCGCGATCTTGCCAAAGAGTTTCCCGGGTCGCGTGGCTTCGGCTATATTCAGCGCGTACTCCCCTCCAATGAGAAGGACTTCCTGCTGGATGTCGCCAAACGGGATCATGAGGTATTTCAGATACGGCAACTCTCGGAAAACTCCGAAGAGCGTTTCGTTATCAAATATCTCGAACCGGAAGCACTCAATCGATCAGCCATCGGGCTGGATATTGGCTCGGAAAGCAATAGGCGTGCAGCGATGCTCAAAGCGATACGCTCTGGTCGTGCCTCGATAACCCGGCCGATCACATTGGTACAGGCCAATGGTTTCGTTGGCCAAGGCTTTCTGTTGTTGCTGGCGCTCTATCCCGAATACCCGATTGTAAAAGATGAAGTTTCCCGCGAAGCCACGGCCTTGGGGGCAACCTATACACCGTTGGTGATTGAAGAGGTTCTGGAAAACATCAATCCAATTGGGGATGGTATAAGCCTGAGCTTGAGCGATGTCGACAGTTCGGCGGGGAATGTCGTTTTTTACAGGGCGGGAAAGGCAATCGAATCCTATCCCGAGCTTGCGATCACGCGCCGCTTTGACGTATTTGGTCGAGAGTGGCTGGCGGAATTTCGGGCTACCCCGCAGTTCGCAGCAGGTGTTCCCAAAGACGATAGCCTGGCCTTGGGGGCGATCGGTATTACGGTGTCGCTGCTGCTCGCGCTGCTGGTCTTTCGGCAGCTCCATAGCCGTGTTCTTTTACGCAGGACCAGCGAGCGTCTTCAGGTGCTGGTTCAGCAGGCGCCGGTCGCCCTTGCCATGTTCAATCGCCAGATGCAGTACCTGGCAGTCAGCCAGCGCTGGATCGACGATTTCGGGCTGCATGGTCAGGATCTCATTGGCGTCTCTTGCTGCGATCTGTTTCCGAATGCGCCCCAGAGTTGGCGCGAGATTCATAAAAAGGCGTTGGCGGGCGAAGAAGTCAGTAATCACAGTGAGCAATTCGAGCGTGAGGACGGTTCCCTGCGCTGGCTGGAATGGGGTGTTCGCCCCTGGCATGGCGCAGATGGTGACATTGGCGGTGTAGTGATCTTTTCCGAAGATGTCACCGAACGCCACAAGTTGATTTTCGAGCTTGAACAGGCAAGAGATGCGGCTGAGGCAGCAAATCGGGCCAAGACACTGTTTATCGATAACATGACGCATGAAATGCGTACGCCGATCCACCAGATTTCAGGTATTGCCAGCCTTATTTCCCGCGATGCACAGACTGACAAGCAGAAAAGGCAGCTTGGCTTGCTCGGTACTGCGATAACGCGCCTTAATGCGATGGTTAATAGTGTGCTGACGGTGGTTGATCTGGAGAGCCGCATGACGTCGATCCAGCTTAAATCGATCGATATTGGGGAAACTGTTGGAGGCGTCATGGCTCTCATGACGCCGCGTGCCGAAGAGAAGCAGCTCACCATCGGATGCCATCTGGACCCGTTCCCGTCGGATATTCTGGGTGACACCAGGCATCTTAAAACGATCCTTGCCTGTTTCTTGAACAACGCCATTAACTATACAAACCGTGGAACGATCACAGTTCGTGCGCTTCTGCAAAATCAGAGCGATAGTGCTGCCACGCTTCGCATCGAGGTACAGGATGAAGGTGAGGGAATCGCTCCCGAGGTGATGCCGAAGCTGTTCGAGTATTTCGAACAAGCTGACAATTCCCATACACGCAAGCATGGCGGGCTTGGCGTTGGCTTGGGAATCGTCAAAAAGCTTACCCGATTGCTGGACGGCGATGCCGGCTGTGAGAGCACGCTGGGTGTCGGAAGCACATTCTGGGCGACGGTCGTGCTCCCCAAAGCGGCACATCGCGAGCCAGACGCTACTCAGGTAGCAACCGAGGACTTCCACATCTGA
- a CDS encoding NAD(P)/FAD-dependent oxidoreductase codes for MLRLTELKLPLDHAADALRPALCQRLEITDNELIDFTIFRRSYDARKKSAITLIYTLDFTVRDEAALLTKLADDRNVGVTPDTRYKFVAHAPATLQSRPIVIGTGPCGLLAGLILAQMGFKPIILERGKAVRERTKDTWGLWRNNKLNPESNVQFGEGGAGTFSDGKLYSQIKDPQHHGRKVLEEFVKAGAPEEILYVSKPHIGTFRLVKMVESIRATITELGGEIRFGSKVERVLIENHQVKGVELASGEKIATDHIVLAVGHSARDTFQMLHEQGVYIEAKPFSIGFRVEHPQALIDHARFGPNAGNEILGAADYKLVHHCKNGRAAYSFCMCPGGQVVAATSEEGRVVTNGMSQYSRAERNANAALVVEVKPEDFPGDYKANPLVGIDFQRKWESAAFVAGGSTYAAPAQRVGDFLAGRPSTQPGNVDPSYQPGVHMTDLSSCVPPYVIDALREAIPAFDKQIKGFAMADAVLTGVETRTSSPIRIKRGTDYQSINTRGLYPAGEGAGYAGGILSAGVDGIKVAEALALSIMEQN; via the coding sequence ATGTTGAGACTGACCGAACTAAAGCTTCCGCTCGACCACGCCGCAGATGCGCTGCGCCCGGCGCTGTGCCAGCGACTGGAAATTACCGATAATGAACTGATTGATTTCACGATCTTTCGCCGCAGCTACGACGCGCGAAAAAAATCGGCAATCACGCTGATCTATACACTCGATTTCACCGTCCGCGACGAGGCTGCGCTGCTCACGAAGCTGGCCGACGATCGCAATGTCGGCGTCACGCCGGACACCCGTTACAAGTTCGTTGCCCACGCCCCGGCGACGCTACAAAGCCGCCCGATCGTCATCGGCACCGGCCCTTGCGGGCTGCTCGCCGGGCTGATCCTGGCCCAGATGGGCTTCAAGCCGATTATTCTCGAGCGCGGCAAAGCCGTGCGCGAGCGGACCAAGGATACCTGGGGCCTTTGGCGCAACAACAAACTGAACCCGGAATCCAACGTCCAGTTCGGCGAAGGTGGTGCCGGCACATTCTCCGACGGCAAGCTGTACAGCCAGATCAAGGATCCGCAGCACCACGGCCGCAAGGTGCTGGAAGAGTTCGTCAAGGCCGGTGCGCCGGAAGAAATCCTCTACGTCAGCAAACCGCACATCGGGACCTTCCGGCTGGTCAAGATGGTCGAAAGCATCCGCGCCACCATTACCGAACTCGGCGGTGAAATCCGCTTCGGTAGCAAGGTCGAGCGGGTGCTGATCGAAAACCATCAGGTCAAGGGCGTGGAACTGGCCAGCGGCGAAAAAATTGCCACCGACCACATCGTCCTCGCCGTCGGCCACAGCGCCCGCGATACCTTCCAGATGCTCCACGAGCAAGGCGTTTATATCGAAGCCAAGCCCTTCTCGATCGGCTTCCGGGTCGAACATCCGCAAGCCCTGATCGACCACGCCCGCTTCGGTCCCAATGCCGGCAATGAAATCCTCGGTGCCGCCGACTACAAGCTCGTCCACCACTGCAAGAACGGCCGCGCCGCCTACAGCTTTTGCATGTGTCCAGGCGGCCAAGTCGTTGCAGCCACCTCGGAGGAAGGCCGCGTCGTCACCAATGGCATGAGCCAATATTCCCGTGCCGAGCGCAATGCCAACGCCGCACTGGTCGTCGAAGTCAAACCCGAGGACTTTCCCGGCGACTACAAGGCCAACCCGTTGGTCGGCATCGACTTTCAGCGAAAATGGGAATCGGCCGCCTTTGTCGCCGGCGGCAGCACCTACGCCGCCCCCGCACAGCGCGTCGGCGACTTCCTCGCTGGCCGGCCATCCACGCAACCGGGCAACGTCGATCCCTCCTACCAGCCCGGCGTGCACATGACCGACCTGTCGAGTTGTGTCCCGCCTTACGTCATTGACGCCCTGCGCGAGGCCATCCCGGCCTTCGACAAGCAAATCAAGGGCTTCGCCATGGCCGACGCCGTACTCACCGGGGTCGAAACCCGCACCTCTTCACCGATACGCATCAAGCGCGGCACCGACTACCAAAGCATCAATACGCGTGGTCTTTACCCGGCAGGCGAAGGTGCTGGCTATGCCGGCGGAATTCTTTCGGCCGGCGTCGACGGCATCAAGGTGGCAGAAGCCCTGGCACTATCGATCATGGAACAAAACTGA
- a CDS encoding cytochrome c: MSKSFKFRLFFLLTAVVLAGCGEVEDTRPGQPVKHRQAAFKQIVKTFEPMGVILRKDRYEADKFLPLAEALIAKRDGPWSYFGADTNYPPTKATPDVWKQPEVFEKDKQAFITATDALLAAAKSKDKVQVEKTYDAVHEACKTCHKQFKES; the protein is encoded by the coding sequence ATGTCCAAATCTTTCAAATTCCGCCTTTTTTTCCTGTTGACCGCGGTAGTGCTCGCTGGTTGTGGAGAGGTTGAGGATACGCGGCCCGGACAGCCGGTGAAGCACCGCCAGGCGGCTTTCAAGCAAATCGTCAAAACATTTGAGCCAATGGGCGTGATATTGCGCAAGGATCGCTACGAAGCCGACAAGTTTCTGCCGCTGGCCGAAGCATTGATCGCCAAACGTGATGGCCCTTGGTCCTACTTTGGTGCCGACACCAATTACCCGCCAACCAAAGCCACGCCCGACGTCTGGAAGCAGCCGGAAGTTTTCGAAAAAGACAAACAAGCCTTCATCACCGCCACTGATGCACTTCTGGCAGCAGCGAAAAGCAAGGACAAGGTACAAGTCGAAAAGACCTACGACGCAGTGCATGAAGCCTGCAAGACCTGCCACAAGCAGTTCAAGGAAAGCTGA
- a CDS encoding VOC family protein — protein sequence MNQTISFITLGVSDLARSRAFYKALGWQESSASQAAIAFFQVGSVAFALFQREALAEDASVSATGSGFAGFTLAHNVPSEAAVIATLNEAVTVGATLVRPADKVFWGGFRGYFADPDGFLWEVCFNPFISFDADGMVRLP from the coding sequence ATGAACCAGACGATCAGTTTCATTACCCTGGGTGTGTCCGACCTGGCACGGAGCAGGGCCTTCTACAAGGCGCTGGGCTGGCAGGAGTCTTCCGCCAGCCAGGCGGCAATTGCCTTTTTTCAGGTTGGCTCCGTGGCTTTCGCCTTGTTCCAGCGCGAGGCGCTGGCTGAAGACGCCTCGGTATCCGCGACCGGGAGTGGATTTGCCGGTTTCACGCTGGCGCACAACGTTCCTTCAGAGGCTGCCGTGATTGCGACGCTGAACGAGGCGGTAACGGTTGGCGCAACGCTGGTCCGGCCAGCTGACAAGGTTTTCTGGGGCGGCTTTCGCGGCTATTTTGCCGACCCGGATGGATTTTTGTGGGAGGTCTGTTTCAACCCATTTATTTCGTTCGATGCGGATGGCATGGTCAGGCTTCCATGA
- a CDS encoding transglutaminase family protein translates to MSIHVALNHVTHYTYDRLVNLGPQVVRLRPCPHSRTRILSYSLKIGPETHFVNWQQDPQGNYLARLVFPEKTREFRIEVDLVAEMSVINPFDFFLEPHAEKIPFAYEDWERHELTPYLHKLPETPLLKKYLDTIPRDPLRSVDFLVALNANLQKAISYTIRMEPGVQTPEETLTKCSGSCRDSAWLLVQILRHLGLAARFVSGYLIQLTADVKSLDGPSGPEADFTDLHAWTEVYLPGAGWIGLDPTSGLFAGEGHIPLACTPEPSSAAPVTGGIDECETEFSHHMQVTRIWEAPRVTKPYTDEQWSEIEGLGHLIDNTLSKLDVRLTQGGEPTFVAVDDPDGAEWNTAALGPTKRIFAADIFHRLRQKYAPNGLMHFGQGKWYPGEQLPRWSLNCYWRKDGEPIWNAPELYANESVDYGATSEHAQRFLKRVAERLGMTSDYVFPAFEDVYYYMWRERRLPGNVDPFDSRVDDALERERLMKVFTQGMTYTVGHVLPIMKNVWNQWQTGPWFLRSERCYLFPGDSAMGYRLPYDSQPWTATSDYPYVNVPDAETATDPLASYAALRTRVSGDAGAREPQMQSRNGSSGDGAGAAGTAALATGDGKLRPWEKSTETMPRFKESAGWITRMAMCAEPRDGRLYVFMPPTEKLDDYLEIVAAVEATAEEMSLPVIMEGYTPPSDPRLTNFSVTPDPGVIEVNVHPARSWDQLVDQTTHLYEAAHYSRLTTEKFMVDGRHTGTGGGNHFVLGGATPNDSPFLRRPDLLKSLIAYWHNHPSLSYLFSGLFIGPTSQAPRVDEARNDSLYELEIAFKQIPQPGGVVPPWLIDRILRNLLTDVTGNTHRSEFCIDKLYSPDGPTGRLGLLELRAFEMPPHARMSLAQQLLLRAMIARFWEQPYEPARLARWGTELHDRFMLPFYAEQDFKDVMQEMAEAGFAFKTEWFAPHFEFRFPKYGDFAVKGMEFELRHALEPWHVMGEEGGAGTTVRYVDSSVERVQVKIKGMAPDRYVLTCNGEAVPLQNTGINGEFVAGVRYRAWQPASCLHPTIGVHAPLVFDIVDTWMQRSLGGCQYHVAHPGGRSFDTFPVNAFEAESRRLARFFRFGHTPGKMQVKSPEFSAEHPFTLDLRRF, encoded by the coding sequence GTGTCAATCCATGTTGCCCTGAATCACGTTACCCATTACACCTACGACCGCTTGGTGAATCTCGGTCCGCAGGTGGTTCGCCTGCGCCCTTGCCCGCATTCGCGGACTCGTATTTTGTCCTATTCATTGAAAATCGGGCCGGAAACGCATTTCGTCAATTGGCAGCAGGATCCGCAGGGCAATTACTTGGCTCGCTTGGTTTTCCCGGAGAAAACCCGTGAATTCCGCATCGAGGTCGATCTGGTCGCCGAGATGTCGGTTATCAATCCTTTCGACTTCTTCCTTGAGCCGCATGCTGAGAAGATTCCCTTTGCCTACGAGGACTGGGAGCGTCACGAGCTGACGCCATACCTCCACAAGCTGCCGGAAACGCCGCTGCTCAAGAAGTACCTCGATACCATTCCCCGTGACCCGCTGCGCAGTGTCGATTTTCTCGTCGCCCTGAATGCCAATTTGCAGAAGGCCATCAGCTACACCATTCGCATGGAACCGGGCGTCCAGACGCCGGAAGAAACACTGACCAAGTGTTCCGGTTCCTGTCGCGACTCGGCCTGGTTGCTGGTTCAGATTTTGCGTCATCTGGGTCTGGCTGCCCGTTTCGTTTCGGGCTATTTGATCCAGTTGACCGCAGATGTGAAGTCGCTTGACGGTCCGTCCGGTCCGGAAGCCGACTTTACCGATCTGCACGCATGGACAGAAGTTTACTTGCCGGGTGCCGGCTGGATCGGTCTCGATCCGACCTCCGGATTGTTTGCGGGTGAAGGTCACATTCCTTTGGCATGTACGCCCGAGCCGAGTTCTGCTGCGCCGGTTACTGGTGGTATCGATGAGTGCGAGACCGAGTTCTCCCACCACATGCAAGTTACCCGCATTTGGGAAGCGCCGCGTGTCACCAAGCCTTACACGGATGAGCAGTGGAGTGAAATCGAAGGTCTTGGCCACCTGATCGACAATACGCTGAGCAAGCTTGACGTGCGTTTGACCCAAGGCGGTGAGCCGACCTTTGTCGCGGTTGACGACCCGGATGGTGCCGAATGGAACACCGCGGCTCTTGGCCCGACAAAACGAATTTTCGCCGCCGACATCTTCCATCGCCTGCGCCAGAAATACGCCCCGAACGGCCTGATGCACTTCGGTCAGGGCAAGTGGTATCCCGGCGAACAGCTGCCGCGCTGGAGCTTGAACTGCTACTGGCGGAAGGACGGCGAGCCGATCTGGAATGCGCCGGAACTGTACGCCAACGAAAGCGTTGATTACGGCGCGACCAGCGAACATGCCCAGCGCTTCCTCAAGCGCGTCGCCGAACGCCTCGGCATGACCTCTGACTATGTCTTCCCGGCCTTTGAAGACGTCTATTACTACATGTGGCGCGAGCGCCGCCTGCCGGGCAACGTCGACCCCTTCGATTCCCGCGTCGATGATGCACTGGAGCGCGAACGCCTGATGAAGGTGTTTACGCAGGGCATGACCTACACCGTCGGCCACGTGCTGCCGATCATGAAAAATGTCTGGAACCAGTGGCAGACCGGCCCGTGGTTCCTGCGTTCCGAGCGTTGCTACCTGTTCCCCGGCGACTCGGCCATGGGCTATCGTCTGCCTTACGATTCGCAGCCTTGGACAGCTACCAGCGACTACCCTTATGTCAATGTGCCCGATGCCGAGACAGCGACTGATCCACTAGCCAGCTACGCAGCCTTGCGCACCCGTGTCAGTGGTGATGCTGGTGCCCGCGAGCCGCAAATGCAGAGCCGGAATGGCAGTTCTGGTGATGGCGCCGGTGCCGCTGGTACCGCTGCTTTGGCAACTGGCGACGGCAAGCTCCGCCCGTGGGAAAAGTCGACCGAGACGATGCCGCGCTTCAAGGAATCGGCCGGCTGGATCACCCGCATGGCCATGTGTGCCGAGCCGCGCGATGGCCGTCTCTACGTCTTCATGCCGCCGACCGAGAAGCTTGATGACTATCTGGAAATCGTCGCTGCGGTCGAAGCGACGGCCGAAGAGATGTCGCTGCCGGTGATCATGGAAGGCTATACGCCACCGTCCGACCCTCGCCTGACGAATTTCAGCGTCACGCCCGACCCTGGCGTCATCGAGGTCAATGTCCATCCGGCGCGTAGCTGGGACCAGCTGGTTGACCAGACCACCCACCTTTACGAGGCGGCCCACTACTCGCGCCTGACCACTGAAAAGTTCATGGTCGACGGCCGCCACACCGGCACCGGCGGCGGCAATCACTTTGTCCTCGGTGGCGCGACGCCGAACGATTCGCCCTTCCTCCGTCGTCCGGACTTGCTCAAGAGCCTGATCGCCTACTGGCACAACCATCCCAGCCTGTCCTACCTGTTCTCCGGCCTGTTCATCGGCCCGACCAGCCAGGCGCCGCGTGTCGATGAAGCGCGCAACGACAGCCTCTACGAGCTGGAAATCGCCTTCAAGCAGATTCCGCAGCCGGGTGGCGTCGTCCCGCCGTGGCTGATTGACCGCATCCTGCGCAACCTGCTGACCGACGTGACCGGCAACACGCACCGTTCCGAGTTCTGCATCGACAAACTCTACTCGCCGGACGGCCCGACGGGGCGCCTCGGCCTGCTCGAACTGCGAGCCTTCGAAATGCCGCCGCACGCCCGCATGTCGCTGGCCCAGCAACTGCTGCTCCGTGCCATGATTGCCCGCTTCTGGGAGCAACCCTACGAGCCGGCTCGCCTGGCGCGCTGGGGAACCGAGCTGCATGACCGCTTCATGCTGCCGTTCTACGCTGAGCAGGATTTCAAGGACGTCATGCAGGAAATGGCCGAGGCCGGCTTCGCCTTCAAGACCGAATGGTTCGCCCCGCACTTCGAATTCCGCTTCCCGAAATACGGCGATTTCGCCGTCAAGGGCATGGAGTTCGAGTTGCGTCACGCGCTCGAACCCTGGCACGTCATGGGCGAGGAGGGCGGTGCCGGGACCACGGTGCGCTACGTCGACTCGTCGGTCGAACGCGTCCAGGTCAAGATCAAGGGCATGGCACCGGATCGCTACGTACTGACCTGTAACGGCGAAGCAGTGCCGTTGCAGAACACTGGCATCAATGGCGAGTTTGTTGCTGGCGTACGTTACCGTGCCTGGCAACCTGCTTCTTGCTTGCATCCCACCATTGGCGTTCATGCGCCGCTGGTATTCGACATTGTCGATACCTGGATGCAACGTTCGCTGGGTGGCTGTCAATACCACGTCGCGCATCCGGGTGGTCGCAGTTTCGACACCTTCCCGGTTAACGCGTTCGAAGCTGAAAGCCGTCGCCTGGCCCGCTTCTTCCGCTTCGGCCATACGCCGGGCAAGATGCAGGTCAAATCGCCAGAGTTCAGCGCAGAGCACCCGTTTACGTTAGACTTGCGCCGTTTCTAA